The following proteins come from a genomic window of Ignavibacteriales bacterium:
- a CDS encoding tetratricopeptide repeat protein — protein sequence MKKVLIGLSLLSMVLGFTAFECASAELTGAKMYLNQKQYAKAKETLLKEVEKNPKSDEGWFLLGGVYSEEGNVIEMLKAFDKSLEVSKKYEPQITDYKKYTWQTSFNKGVGFFNSAVKTTNPDSMKMFFANAIQQFNNSIACEPDSTIGYENVAASYLNMGKTDESVPVLEKLVSLGRPAFAFSRLGQIFILKGANLMDSYYTSKNAADSVKAFEWYSKAINVLEKGREKFPTDAEILLQLGNAYYSSEKLDVATESFKTLSERSPTNRELKYAYGVVLLKSKKYDEATKVLEEVVKMDPNNLDANYNLAATYISWGNDLREVAIKKESNDKSYLDKFKATIPYLQKYLEIKPGEGKVWTSLAQVYANLGMKKEAEEAFKKAEQYK from the coding sequence ATGAAAAAAGTACTTATTGGTTTAAGTCTTTTAAGTATGGTTTTAGGATTTACAGCATTTGAATGCGCATCAGCCGAATTAACTGGCGCAAAGATGTATCTTAATCAAAAACAATATGCAAAAGCGAAAGAAACCTTGTTGAAAGAAGTTGAAAAAAATCCAAAAAGTGATGAAGGATGGTTTTTGTTAGGCGGCGTTTACAGTGAAGAAGGCAACGTTATTGAAATGTTAAAAGCATTCGACAAATCCCTCGAAGTCAGCAAAAAATATGAACCGCAAATAACCGATTACAAGAAGTACACCTGGCAAACAAGTTTCAACAAGGGTGTTGGATTCTTCAATAGTGCAGTGAAGACTACCAATCCCGACAGTATGAAAATGTTTTTCGCAAACGCGATCCAACAATTCAATAACTCAATTGCATGCGAACCTGATTCAACGATTGGTTATGAAAATGTTGCAGCTTCTTATTTGAATATGGGAAAAACAGATGAGTCGGTTCCTGTATTGGAAAAATTAGTTTCTTTGGGCAGACCTGCATTTGCATTCTCAAGATTGGGACAAATTTTTATACTCAAAGGCGCTAACTTGATGGATTCATACTATACATCAAAAAATGCAGCTGACAGCGTAAAAGCGTTTGAATGGTATTCGAAAGCAATTAATGTTTTGGAAAAAGGAAGAGAAAAATTTCCTACGGATGCGGAAATACTTCTTCAACTAGGAAACGCTTATTATTCATCCGAAAAACTGGACGTAGCAACAGAATCATTCAAGACTTTATCGGAAAGATCTCCGACTAACAGAGAGCTAAAATATGCCTATGGTGTAGTTCTTCTAAAATCAAAAAAATATGATGAGGCGACAAAAGTTCTTGAAGAAGTTGTTAAAATGGATCCTAATAATTTAGACGCCAATTATAATTTAGCCGCTACTTATATCAGCTGGGGAAACGATCTTAGAGAAGTTGCGATTAAAAAAGAAAGCAACGATAAATCTTACTTGGATAAATTCAAAGCAACAATTCCATATCTACAAAAATATTTGGAAATTAAACCAGGCGAAGGTAAAGTATGGACTAGTTTAGCACAAGTATATGCTAATCTTGGAATGAAAAAGGAAGCTGAAGAAGCGTTTAAGAAAGCCGAACAATACAAATAA
- a CDS encoding adenosine deaminase, giving the protein MKTEEIIRGVPKVLLHDHLDGGLRTQTIIDLAKELKYTKLPTTNASELAEWFFRGANKGNLVEYLQGFEHTCAVMQTKEGLTRIAYEMMEDMYKDGVCYVETRFAPVFHTEKGLWYEDIIAAVLEGLEKGKNDFGVGYGLILCGMRNMKNTLEMAELAVNFRRNGVVGFDLAGEEGGYPPKKHLDAFQFIKRENFNITIHAGEAFGKESIWQAIQICGAHRIGHATRLIEDMVFDAQGNIVALGQLAQYILDTRLPLEINLLSNVHTGAIDKLENHPFIKLYNEKFRVFLNTDDRLMSDTTLTKEYSIASEMFGLTLDDVEKLNINAMKSSFIPYKERLPYIYNVIKPGYQKMREKLLSLKV; this is encoded by the coding sequence ATGAAAACAGAAGAAATAATCCGCGGAGTTCCTAAAGTACTTCTTCATGATCATCTTGACGGAGGATTAAGAACTCAGACAATTATTGATCTTGCAAAGGAATTAAAATATACGAAGCTGCCGACTACCAATGCCAGTGAACTTGCTGAATGGTTTTTTCGCGGAGCCAATAAAGGCAACTTAGTTGAGTACCTTCAAGGGTTTGAGCATACGTGCGCCGTTATGCAAACAAAAGAAGGCTTAACACGCATCGCGTATGAAATGATGGAAGACATGTATAAGGACGGTGTTTGTTATGTTGAAACTCGTTTTGCACCAGTTTTTCATACCGAAAAAGGTCTTTGGTATGAGGATATTATCGCGGCAGTGTTAGAAGGACTTGAAAAAGGGAAAAATGATTTTGGAGTTGGCTACGGCTTAATCCTCTGTGGTATGCGTAATATGAAGAACACTTTGGAGATGGCAGAACTTGCTGTTAATTTTAGAAGGAATGGTGTCGTAGGATTTGATTTAGCCGGTGAAGAAGGCGGTTATCCTCCGAAGAAACATCTTGATGCATTTCAGTTTATCAAAAGAGAAAATTTCAACATTACAATTCATGCTGGCGAAGCATTTGGCAAAGAATCGATCTGGCAGGCAATTCAAATTTGCGGCGCTCACCGCATTGGTCATGCAACGCGGTTGATTGAGGATATGGTTTTCGATGCACAAGGTAATATTGTTGCATTGGGACAACTTGCACAATACATTTTAGATACACGCCTTCCGCTCGAGATAAATTTGTTAAGTAACGTTCATACTGGAGCGATTGATAAATTAGAAAATCATCCCTTTATAAAATTATACAATGAAAAATTTAGAGTATTCCTTAATACTGATGATCGGCTTATGAGTGATACAACATTGACTAAAGAATATTCTATTGCGAGCGAAATGTTTGGGTTAACCTTGGATGATGTTGAAAAACTTAATATAAATGCAATGAAATCTTCTTTCATTCCGTACAAAGAAAGATTACCCTACATTTATAATGTAATCAAACCCGGTTACCAAAAGATGCGGGAAAAACTTCTTTCACTAAAAGTATAA